A genomic window from Candidatus Obscuribacter sp. includes:
- a CDS encoding serine/threonine protein kinase — MTSSPPDRDALAQQIKLAGQHPDVILNSTECADSILGRTIADRYQPLERIGEGGMSTVYKARDLNLDRLVALKLLTPVRSQEPTALARFKQEAVAISRLEHNNIVRVIDYGVDDKLGSAPQPYLVMDLIQGQSLAQILKSDKPQSLDQSLAIFKQTLDALSHAHKMGIVHRDVKPSNIMFTADDQGKASVHVVDFGIAKLTRQDQSPTLTNTGEMFGSPLYMSPEQCLGNAIDARSDIYSLGCVLYELVEGHPPYQADNLLKVLHMHISAKPAPIANPLLSKELKIALNSVISKAMAQNPADRYKTIEDLSSDINAVAAGNLSRFLNKKQQMQLWHLPFLVGWPLPARMALYGFLALLIPALCVGIMFGYLSLTKPNNEARLANEGFYVAPLNATEPLIQIDDLRLEVHQPNSNYNLAVRQNRHGRYGDFLQGLRMKDADQEYQLSPYLLWSGMPLMALTDEGRSLLMDNITNSLEGKPVRAVPREEILSAAKQLHESGDIYRALNLYLMLLNQPLSDLTIKKRAEEGCGDCYLDLGFNFDAKEHYNSALSISNALNTKIVDRAVLSLKLARIYEAEANHLTAEKLVRDCIDDLSKTRSNDLKIANTLSDALIMQERYKEAADVLKGAIPGWDQPLHPTIDNLRPYLLRAKLAMALAESGEVDKAIEITESLIDTLPSDQTKTSPPIAFTAPTIREELLSRLYYALACFYEKKANQTNPPGAKYSRRVIGNLGTALSLTADNLHDRLLRAIILEKTAQFTRTADGGNTPYADRAAKEAASIKKEPDAYRSIRPTIFGR, encoded by the coding sequence ATGACTTCATCACCCCCCGACAGGGACGCTCTTGCGCAGCAAATCAAGCTCGCAGGACAGCATCCTGACGTCATCTTAAACTCAACTGAGTGCGCCGATTCAATTTTGGGTCGCACCATTGCCGATCGCTACCAGCCACTGGAGCGCATCGGTGAGGGTGGCATGAGCACTGTATACAAAGCCAGAGACCTAAATCTAGATAGACTAGTAGCACTCAAATTACTAACACCTGTGCGTAGCCAGGAGCCCACGGCACTAGCCAGATTCAAGCAAGAAGCGGTGGCGATAAGCCGCTTGGAGCACAACAACATTGTCAGAGTAATTGACTACGGTGTGGATGACAAATTAGGTAGCGCCCCCCAACCCTATCTTGTGATGGATTTGATACAAGGTCAGTCTCTTGCACAGATACTCAAGTCAGACAAACCACAATCGCTTGACCAAAGCCTCGCAATCTTTAAACAAACTCTCGATGCCCTCAGTCATGCTCACAAGATGGGCATTGTGCACCGCGACGTAAAACCCAGCAACATCATGTTTACTGCAGATGATCAGGGCAAAGCAAGTGTCCACGTCGTAGATTTTGGTATTGCAAAATTGACAAGACAGGACCAGAGCCCCACTCTTACCAATACTGGCGAGATGTTTGGCAGTCCACTCTACATGAGCCCGGAGCAATGCCTGGGCAATGCCATCGATGCCCGCTCAGATATTTATTCTCTTGGTTGTGTTTTGTACGAGCTAGTGGAGGGACATCCACCTTATCAGGCAGACAATCTTTTAAAAGTCTTGCACATGCATATCTCGGCAAAACCCGCGCCAATAGCCAACCCACTACTGAGCAAAGAACTCAAAATCGCGCTCAATAGTGTGATCTCAAAGGCGATGGCGCAAAATCCTGCCGATCGATACAAGACAATTGAGGACCTGAGCAGTGATATAAACGCTGTTGCCGCTGGCAATTTAAGCCGCTTCCTCAACAAAAAACAGCAAATGCAATTGTGGCATCTGCCCTTTTTGGTAGGTTGGCCACTACCAGCGCGGATGGCTCTTTATGGCTTTTTAGCTCTTTTGATACCAGCCTTATGTGTTGGCATTATGTTTGGATACTTGAGTCTGACAAAACCAAATAACGAGGCAAGACTTGCTAATGAAGGTTTTTATGTGGCTCCTTTAAACGCTACCGAGCCACTAATCCAAATTGATGACTTGCGGCTTGAAGTACACCAGCCAAACTCAAATTACAATCTTGCAGTAAGGCAAAATCGCCATGGTCGCTATGGTGATTTTTTGCAAGGTCTGCGCATGAAAGACGCTGATCAAGAATATCAGCTAAGTCCATATTTGCTCTGGAGCGGAATGCCTCTTATGGCCCTCACAGACGAAGGACGCAGTCTATTGATGGATAACATTACAAACTCACTAGAGGGTAAGCCAGTAAGGGCAGTACCTCGGGAAGAAATTTTATCGGCAGCAAAGCAATTACATGAATCAGGAGATATTTACAGAGCCCTTAATCTCTATTTGATGCTACTAAATCAGCCTCTATCTGATTTAACAATTAAAAAGCGAGCGGAGGAAGGTTGCGGGGATTGTTACCTCGATCTCGGTTTTAATTTTGACGCAAAAGAGCACTACAACAGTGCCCTCAGCATATCAAATGCTTTAAATACCAAAATTGTAGACAGGGCAGTTTTGAGTCTCAAGCTAGCACGCATATACGAAGCGGAAGCCAATCACCTTACTGCAGAGAAGTTAGTCAGAGACTGTATCGATGACCTATCAAAGACAAGAAGCAATGATCTAAAGATAGCAAATACATTGAGCGACGCCCTGATCATGCAAGAGCGCTATAAAGAAGCGGCTGATGTCCTAAAAGGAGCCATCCCAGGTTGGGACCAACCCTTGCACCCGACGATAGACAACCTCAGACCATATTTACTTAGAGCAAAATTGGCAATGGCATTGGCTGAGTCCGGCGAGGTAGACAAAGCTATTGAGATTACCGAGTCGCTGATTGATACTTTGCCCTCAGATCAAACCAAAACCAGTCCCCCAATCGCCTTTACTGCCCCTACTATCCGTGAAGAGCTACTTTCCAGGCTTTATTATGCGCTGGCATGCTTTTATGAGAAAAAAGCCAATCAAACAAATCCTCCTGGAGCAAAATACTCTCGCCGAGTGATAGGCAATCTTGGCACCGCCCTATCTCTCACAGCCGATAACCTGCACGATAGACTGCTCAGAGCGATTATTTTAGAAAAAACTGCGCAATTCACTCGCACTGCTGACGGTGGCAATACTCCTTATGCAGACCGTGCTGCCAAAGAAGCGGCAAGCATAAAGAAAGAACCAGATGCATATCGCTCAATTAGACCAACAATTTTTGGCAGATAA
- a CDS encoding DUF429 domain-containing protein, whose protein sequence is MSDKVIAGADLTGTKENPNEAWLVVARLSNVGLEILDVKKTGSHVIGKDLAAHKTLSLLGVDCPLSFPSAFLDFVAVKKIKKGYNSWQEVVEELVFTPYDEFLAIAKEFGKEPKRVTDTAGGGTAHSPLRRANPNMLHITYHTMRTLASLDPSRFFVQPFQDAIPFGVGVMEVQPSDTFKYLGLQHIDYKSKPKVDEALVEAQREKVIQNLINIKERKALTFKDFPPLVIQKHFKHSFLHNEHAVDALLSCYTTGMYAAAPGHFDDPFACDALEVLLEGWIYRAH, encoded by the coding sequence ATGAGCGACAAAGTCATAGCCGGCGCGGATTTGACCGGTACAAAGGAAAACCCTAATGAAGCCTGGCTGGTTGTAGCGCGACTGAGCAATGTAGGGCTTGAGATCCTCGATGTCAAAAAGACTGGCTCCCATGTCATTGGCAAAGACCTTGCTGCTCACAAAACGCTTTCTTTACTAGGCGTAGATTGTCCGCTTTCATTTCCATCGGCGTTTCTTGACTTTGTTGCTGTCAAAAAAATCAAAAAAGGCTACAACTCCTGGCAAGAGGTCGTTGAAGAGCTGGTCTTTACACCCTACGATGAGTTTTTAGCGATTGCCAAAGAATTTGGCAAAGAACCCAAGCGCGTTACCGATACCGCCGGTGGTGGTACAGCTCATAGTCCACTTAGACGTGCCAATCCTAATATGTTGCACATTACCTACCACACAATGCGCACTCTCGCCTCGCTAGATCCCAGTCGCTTCTTTGTGCAGCCCTTTCAAGATGCCATCCCTTTTGGTGTTGGTGTGATGGAGGTGCAGCCAAGCGATACTTTTAAGTATTTGGGCTTGCAGCACATTGATTACAAGAGTAAACCAAAAGTAGATGAGGCTTTGGTTGAGGCTCAGAGAGAAAAGGTCATTCAAAACCTGATCAATATCAAAGAGCGCAAAGCTTTGACTTTTAAGGACTTCCCACCGCTAGTTATTCAAAAGCATTTTAAGCACAGCTTTTTGCACAATGAGCATGCTGTAGATGCACTTTTGTCCTGCTACACCACAGGTATGTATGCTGCTGCGCCAGGTCATTTTGATGATCCATTTGCTTGCGACGCTCTGGAAGTATTGCTGGAAGGCTGGATATACCGGGCGCATTAG
- a CDS encoding response regulator transcription factor, translated as MPRILVIEDEEGLSGAIKEWLEADLYVVKVVQDGCEALSTMLAHNFEVIILDVMLPGMSGIEVCKEYRRAGGRVPILILTAKSTMAAKEEGLDCGADDYLTKPCDLRELSARVRALLRRPLTGPVVELKAGPIKLDTNARTASKDGKSLKLFPKEFILLEVLMRHKGQILSSETIVSHVWGMESEITPETVRSRKISQKEN; from the coding sequence ATGCCACGCATTCTTGTAATTGAAGACGAAGAGGGATTGTCTGGTGCGATTAAGGAATGGCTGGAAGCCGATTTGTACGTCGTGAAGGTCGTTCAAGATGGATGTGAGGCGCTATCTACAATGCTCGCTCACAACTTCGAAGTCATAATTTTGGATGTAATGCTTCCTGGTATGAGTGGAATTGAAGTTTGTAAGGAGTATCGAAGGGCCGGTGGCAGAGTTCCTATCCTTATTCTCACAGCTAAAAGTACTATGGCCGCCAAAGAGGAGGGACTGGACTGTGGGGCTGATGACTACCTTACCAAGCCCTGTGATTTGAGAGAGTTGTCTGCTCGTGTGCGTGCTTTATTGCGTCGTCCGCTTACAGGTCCGGTCGTGGAGCTAAAAGCCGGACCTATTAAACTGGACACCAATGCCAGAACTGCTTCCAAAGATGGGAAGTCATTGAAACTTTTTCCAAAAGAATTCATTTTGCTTGAAGTATTGATGCGGCATAAGGGGCAGATTCTAAGTTCTGAGACTATCGTGAGTCATGTGTGGGGAATGGAATCTGAAATCACTCCAGAGACAGTGCGCTCTCGTAAAATCTCTCAGAAAGAAAATTGA
- a CDS encoding HAMP domain-containing histidine kinase — MSAAIYVLLSLVGACFFYNSLTRSMDEELRVVASQIGHAIDLAAGKPVFRDWLRVVETEPARSVMSMQLFDTQGNILEHYGPVGIPKLFDSKSEVSANGLTLRLRQCKLVRSGELVGFLQLQLPVDKRNKATQEFLLTMIVMSPFVLLTFGVCSFVVAGIAARPIEELVVALRRFVADAGHELNTPASIVQARSQSLSRKLGNQDFGQEDLAIIASSAERMGCIVQDLMLLAELDAHCERRQSALELPELVQAIIGEYRDQFLHANRTLIYEGSASVAVIADKESIEKILRNLLDNALKYTLSEGTVKVTCELSGSEAVLIVADTGIGIPQDSLPRIFERFYRVDGSRARASGGSGLGLSIVKAIAESLGGRVQVSSELGKGSKFSVFLPARKAGIAQKLHTS; from the coding sequence TTGTCAGCAGCAATCTACGTGCTTTTGTCTTTGGTGGGTGCCTGCTTCTTTTACAACAGCTTGACGCGTTCTATGGATGAAGAGCTACGAGTCGTTGCATCGCAAATTGGACACGCCATCGATCTCGCTGCTGGTAAGCCTGTATTTCGAGACTGGTTGAGAGTCGTAGAGACAGAACCTGCTCGCTCGGTCATGAGCATGCAGCTGTTCGATACGCAAGGAAATATTCTCGAACACTACGGGCCGGTTGGCATACCAAAGTTGTTTGATTCAAAATCTGAAGTCTCTGCTAATGGACTGACTTTGCGTCTTCGCCAATGCAAGTTAGTGAGAAGCGGTGAGCTTGTAGGGTTTTTGCAGCTTCAACTCCCCGTGGATAAGAGAAATAAGGCCACGCAAGAGTTTTTGCTAACGATGATCGTCATGTCGCCATTTGTTTTGTTGACTTTTGGAGTCTGTAGTTTTGTTGTGGCCGGTATTGCGGCTCGACCAATTGAGGAGTTGGTTGTGGCGTTGAGGCGTTTTGTTGCCGACGCCGGTCATGAGCTAAATACGCCTGCGAGTATAGTGCAGGCAAGATCTCAGTCACTGAGTAGAAAATTGGGAAATCAAGATTTCGGACAGGAAGATTTGGCTATCATTGCCTCTTCAGCAGAACGAATGGGCTGTATCGTGCAGGATTTGATGCTTCTTGCTGAACTGGATGCACATTGTGAAAGAAGGCAGAGTGCATTGGAGTTGCCTGAGCTTGTTCAGGCGATAATCGGCGAGTATCGCGATCAGTTTTTGCATGCGAACAGAACCCTTATCTACGAGGGGAGTGCATCTGTCGCTGTTATTGCCGACAAAGAATCGATCGAAAAAATTCTACGAAATCTACTGGACAATGCTCTTAAGTACACGTTAAGTGAGGGGACGGTAAAAGTGACTTGCGAGTTATCTGGATCTGAAGCTGTTTTGATTGTTGCAGATACTGGAATTGGTATTCCGCAGGATAGTTTGCCTAGAATCTTTGAGCGATTTTATCGAGTAGATGGCTCTAGAGCGAGAGCATCTGGTGGCAGTGGACTTGGGCTTTCAATCGTAAAGGCGATTGCTGAAAGTCTAGGTGGTCGAGTGCAAGTATCCAGTGAACTTGGAAAGGGCAGTAAGTTTAGTGTTTTTCTGCCTGCCAGAAAAGCAGGCATTGCACAAAAATTGCACACAAGTTAG
- a CDS encoding TolC family protein, with amino-acid sequence MSTLRPLDCVRRLVFLAIISSFCLAKATAQPVDTVQLRPFIPPAGVGKLTLVGAVQLAEKYYPKVLQERSLLEASRRSVTLQKVREYNPTSMLSYQTLGASHNRLTQTLFSTSVLPTTPGPGPENVTMKGNAFSGAGFIIDWAPIDFGLHKAMIGRAKADYSLSNATYGVTLLDVSVQAALSFLDALVMHEQVAVAEANVERFAEFSKVVHAQVNAGLQPGADASLADAQLANAKNDLIRARYNDELARAALAYAVGRGGEIIDVEPGGIVKVTEPAAPQQTAPYFENHPLALQGKAVISIRQADKKVLDKEYYPKFRWLGGVNLRGTTFMTNRGDVEAPGVSGIFPVIPNWNVGMMIDLPFFEIIRIKAQKKVVHEQIKAANFAYDLVLQGLRRDDVQARASVRAAIALAANMPIQVEAASLAARQAQARYQAGLATVAQVAEANQILADSRVKEAVANVGVWRALLSVANVHGDLQPFLKAANSATRGE; translated from the coding sequence TTGTCTACTCTGCGTCCACTCGATTGCGTCAGAAGATTAGTCTTTCTAGCGATAATCTCTAGTTTTTGTCTGGCAAAGGCGACAGCGCAACCTGTCGATACTGTTCAGCTGCGTCCTTTTATTCCGCCTGCTGGAGTTGGTAAGCTCACCCTCGTTGGCGCTGTACAGTTGGCGGAGAAGTACTATCCAAAGGTTTTGCAGGAACGCTCCCTCCTTGAGGCTAGCAGGCGTTCGGTTACCTTGCAAAAAGTTCGAGAATACAATCCGACTTCGATGCTCTCTTATCAGACCTTAGGAGCATCGCACAATCGCTTGACGCAAACACTTTTTTCAACGTCGGTACTTCCAACAACTCCGGGTCCAGGTCCAGAAAATGTGACGATGAAGGGAAATGCTTTTAGCGGAGCTGGATTCATAATTGACTGGGCTCCTATCGACTTTGGTCTACACAAGGCCATGATTGGCCGGGCAAAGGCTGACTATTCATTGTCAAACGCCACATATGGCGTGACTTTACTAGATGTGTCTGTGCAAGCTGCTTTGTCCTTTTTGGATGCTCTTGTAATGCATGAGCAGGTGGCTGTGGCTGAGGCAAATGTAGAGCGTTTTGCCGAGTTTAGCAAAGTTGTACACGCACAGGTAAATGCAGGACTTCAGCCCGGAGCTGATGCCTCGCTGGCAGACGCGCAACTAGCCAATGCCAAAAATGATTTAATCAGGGCTCGATACAACGATGAACTTGCTCGTGCTGCTCTAGCTTACGCAGTCGGACGCGGCGGAGAAATCATTGATGTTGAACCAGGCGGCATTGTTAAAGTGACCGAACCGGCAGCGCCGCAGCAAACAGCTCCATATTTTGAAAATCATCCTCTGGCATTGCAAGGTAAAGCCGTTATCTCTATTCGGCAAGCTGATAAAAAGGTTCTCGACAAAGAGTACTATCCAAAGTTTCGCTGGCTTGGTGGAGTCAATCTCCGAGGCACTACTTTCATGACTAATCGTGGGGACGTAGAGGCTCCTGGGGTTAGTGGAATTTTTCCTGTAATTCCAAACTGGAATGTCGGCATGATGATTGACTTGCCATTCTTTGAAATTATCAGGATAAAGGCTCAAAAGAAAGTCGTGCATGAGCAAATTAAAGCAGCCAATTTTGCCTATGATTTGGTGCTCCAGGGTCTCAGGCGAGATGATGTCCAGGCTCGTGCCTCGGTCAGAGCCGCTATTGCTCTTGCGGCAAACATGCCTATACAAGTGGAGGCGGCCTCACTTGCTGCAAGGCAAGCACAAGCGCGCTATCAAGCTGGCTTGGCAACGGTTGCTCAGGTTGCGGAAGCCAACCAGATATTGGCGGATTCCCGAGTTAAGGAAGCGGTGGCAAATGTTGGTGTTTGGAGGGCATTGCTCTCCGTTGCGAATGTGCATGGTGACCTTCAACCATTCTTGAAAGCGGCTAATAGTGCTACAAGGGGTGAATAA
- a CDS encoding efflux RND transporter permease subunit, whose translation MWLIRLAMARPVTMMVVVVTLLLSAFLSARMMKVDIFPNLNLPVVYVVQPYGGMDPAQLEAFVVAHYENHFLYISGVDHIESKAIQNVAVLKVVFKPDTNMAEALANVVAQVERSRSKMPPGTVTPFILRFDAGNVPVGYVVLSSKTESVAKIAALGDERIRPIVSTIPGATTTHPFGGNVRTIVLTLDPQKLRALHYSPDEVVNALTSGNLITPSGLVRTGQTQRIANLNSTVLDIHELENIPLKLGAGATVLLGDIATIADDMDIPTGWALVNGRRTVFLSISKLADASTVEVVQLVKAALPRMRAVVPEDIEVSFNFDQSIYVTEAVTGLLYEGAIGATLTGLMVLLFLRDFKSAFIVVVTIPIALAAAVVGLACAGQTINIMTLGGLSLAVGVLVDEATVAIENIHTHLDRGAPLYAGISAACVEVITPQMLAVMSVISVFLPSFFMEGTTKALFVPLSLAVGFAMIASYVLSNTLVPVLCGWMLHSQDKTVHHGQNKNKGFLSKLRRRYALILTSIFRMKWPIVLAYVVSTTALLFFLVPSLKTEIFPMGNPSSFQLRIAGPAGTRMEITERYTQKALNVITRQIKEKNLDISISYVGTQPPNFAVSNVYIWTSGPQEAVLLVSIREGAHINLNRLKEELRKELDKALPEVKISFESGDIVNKIMNLGAPTPIQIDITGSNLKTDAQYAKRLIAEMEKIPEIRDAMIVQPLEFPTIDVSVDRIRAGQLGLTASDVSRALVPVVYSSRFVKQIWWRDPHHGHSYQIQVQYPQANVSSIKDVESIPLKSGEDSGPQIGDVAQVNYGTMVGEYDRYNLRRIISITANIDGDDLGKAAREVQRAIDRVGIPPRGMNVDIRGQVPVLQKTFSGLANGLVLAVVAILLMLVGYFQRLKLALVVVSVVPAILAGVVLSIKIADVTLNVQSFMGAIMAVGIGIANAILIVAFSESRRMGGTLSGVAAIRGAVSRLRPVLMTSIAMIAGMMPMALGMAEGGERTAPLGIAVVGGLSSSLVAVLFVLPLLYGIVQHGSSRLVPSMLVEKTSSRSKEVPE comes from the coding sequence ATGTGGTTAATTCGGCTAGCTATGGCCAGGCCAGTAACGATGATGGTTGTGGTTGTCACTCTTTTGTTATCTGCTTTTCTATCAGCAAGAATGATGAAGGTAGACATATTTCCAAACTTGAATCTTCCTGTTGTTTATGTTGTTCAACCTTATGGTGGTATGGATCCGGCGCAACTGGAAGCCTTTGTTGTCGCTCACTATGAGAACCACTTTTTATACATTTCTGGCGTAGATCACATTGAGTCCAAAGCAATTCAGAACGTGGCTGTACTGAAGGTGGTATTTAAGCCTGATACGAATATGGCGGAAGCTCTTGCCAACGTTGTTGCACAGGTTGAACGTTCTCGTTCGAAAATGCCACCGGGGACAGTGACACCCTTTATTTTGAGATTCGATGCTGGCAACGTTCCTGTCGGTTATGTGGTGTTGTCCAGCAAGACTGAGTCAGTTGCCAAAATTGCCGCTCTGGGTGATGAACGAATTAGACCGATTGTTTCTACAATTCCTGGCGCTACGACCACTCACCCGTTTGGTGGTAATGTTCGTACCATTGTTTTAACTTTGGACCCACAGAAGTTGCGGGCTCTGCATTATAGTCCCGACGAAGTTGTAAACGCTTTGACAAGTGGTAACTTGATCACTCCGTCTGGTTTGGTTCGAACAGGACAGACTCAAAGGATCGCGAATCTCAATTCAACTGTTTTGGACATCCACGAACTAGAGAACATCCCACTCAAGCTAGGCGCGGGAGCAACTGTCTTGCTTGGTGATATCGCAACAATTGCAGATGATATGGATATTCCAACAGGTTGGGCCCTTGTAAACGGCAGAAGAACTGTTTTCTTGTCAATCTCAAAGCTTGCCGATGCGTCTACCGTTGAAGTAGTGCAGCTTGTAAAAGCGGCGCTCCCTCGGATGCGAGCTGTAGTGCCTGAAGATATCGAAGTCTCATTCAATTTTGATCAGTCTATTTATGTTACTGAAGCCGTCACTGGATTGCTCTATGAAGGTGCTATCGGTGCCACCCTCACTGGGCTTATGGTTCTTTTGTTTTTGAGAGACTTTAAAAGTGCATTTATTGTGGTTGTCACAATTCCGATAGCGCTAGCGGCGGCAGTGGTGGGATTGGCTTGCGCTGGGCAAACTATTAACATTATGACTTTAGGTGGACTTTCGCTTGCAGTTGGTGTGTTGGTTGACGAAGCGACTGTTGCCATTGAGAATATTCATACGCATCTGGACCGGGGTGCTCCATTGTATGCTGGGATTTCTGCTGCGTGCGTCGAAGTGATAACGCCTCAAATGCTGGCAGTAATGTCGGTCATTTCGGTATTTCTTCCGTCTTTCTTTATGGAAGGCACTACCAAGGCACTCTTTGTCCCGCTTTCACTGGCTGTCGGTTTTGCCATGATTGCATCCTATGTGCTTTCGAATACACTGGTACCTGTATTGTGCGGGTGGATGCTCCACAGTCAAGACAAGACTGTGCATCACGGACAGAATAAGAACAAGGGGTTTCTTTCAAAGTTAAGACGCCGCTATGCCTTGATTCTAACTTCCATCTTTCGAATGAAATGGCCGATAGTTTTGGCCTATGTGGTATCTACCACGGCACTATTATTTTTCCTGGTTCCAAGCTTAAAGACAGAAATTTTTCCTATGGGCAATCCATCTAGTTTTCAGTTGAGAATTGCCGGACCGGCTGGAACTCGCATGGAGATTACAGAGAGATATACTCAAAAGGCGCTAAATGTAATTACTAGACAGATTAAAGAGAAGAATCTCGACATCAGTATTTCATATGTTGGCACTCAGCCTCCAAACTTTGCCGTAAGCAATGTCTATATCTGGACTAGTGGACCTCAGGAAGCGGTACTTCTTGTCTCAATTAGAGAAGGCGCCCATATTAATCTCAATCGACTGAAGGAAGAGCTTCGAAAGGAGCTAGATAAGGCTCTTCCTGAGGTGAAAATCTCGTTTGAGTCTGGCGATATCGTCAATAAGATCATGAACCTCGGAGCACCCACGCCAATTCAAATTGACATTACAGGTTCTAATCTCAAAACTGATGCGCAGTACGCAAAAAGACTGATAGCGGAGATGGAGAAAATTCCAGAAATTCGAGATGCTATGATCGTTCAACCACTAGAATTTCCCACTATTGATGTATCCGTCGATCGTATTCGAGCCGGACAACTTGGACTAACTGCTTCGGATGTGAGCCGGGCACTAGTTCCGGTCGTTTACTCCAGTCGATTTGTTAAACAAATCTGGTGGCGAGATCCACACCACGGACATTCTTATCAAATACAGGTTCAGTATCCGCAGGCCAATGTTAGTTCGATTAAAGATGTGGAATCTATTCCGCTCAAGTCTGGTGAAGACAGCGGACCTCAGATTGGAGATGTGGCACAAGTCAATTACGGAACAATGGTAGGCGAGTATGACAGATATAATCTGCGACGAATTATAAGCATAACTGCAAATATTGATGGCGATGATCTCGGTAAAGCAGCTAGAGAAGTTCAAAGAGCCATAGATAGAGTCGGTATTCCTCCAAGAGGGATGAATGTGGACATCAGAGGACAGGTACCAGTCCTGCAAAAAACTTTCAGCGGTCTTGCAAACGGTCTTGTTCTGGCAGTTGTGGCAATCTTGCTCATGCTTGTTGGATATTTCCAACGACTAAAATTAGCACTGGTGGTAGTATCAGTGGTGCCAGCAATTTTAGCGGGTGTGGTTCTTAGTATAAAGATTGCAGACGTTACGCTCAACGTTCAGTCTTTTATGGGCGCTATTATGGCTGTGGGGATTGGTATTGCAAATGCAATTCTTATCGTCGCCTTTTCGGAGTCCAGGCGGATGGGCGGAACGCTCTCGGGAGTGGCCGCTATACGTGGAGCCGTGAGCAGATTGCGCCCGGTGTTGATGACCAGTATTGCTATGATCGCCGGTATGATGCCTATGGCCTTAGGTATGGCTGAAGGCGGTGAGCGAACTGCACCTCTCGGCATAGCTGTAGTGGGAGGTCTTTCGTCTTCTCTGGTTGCTGTACTTTTTGTTTTGCCGCTTCTATATGGGATTGTTCAACATGGATCTTCGCGGCTAGTGCCGAGCATGCTAGTGGAGAAGACCTCCAGTCGATCAAAAGAGGTACCGGAATGA